From Thermoflavifilum aggregans, a single genomic window includes:
- a CDS encoding CYTH domain-containing protein, which translates to MAIEIERRFLVKPDAWHQLVSQQKLKGKRYVQGYLCMGEKAVIRVRIADTQAWITIKGKTSHATRIEFEYPIPVADAQQMLRQLTANTLIQKTRYHLATDEDGYWEVDVFHDENEGLIIAERELMLPGQFLILPEWIDREITEDPRFYNMNLALHPFKNWSHELKS; encoded by the coding sequence ATGGCTATTGAAATTGAACGACGTTTTCTGGTGAAGCCTGATGCCTGGCATCAGCTGGTATCGCAGCAAAAACTCAAAGGCAAACGATATGTGCAGGGTTATCTGTGCATGGGTGAAAAAGCTGTGATACGCGTTCGCATAGCAGATACGCAGGCATGGATTACAATAAAAGGGAAAACTTCGCATGCTACGCGCATTGAGTTTGAATATCCCATACCTGTTGCTGATGCACAACAAATGCTCAGGCAATTAACTGCAAACACACTGATTCAGAAAACGCGCTATCATCTGGCAACTGATGAGGATGGCTATTGGGAAGTAGATGTATTCCACGATGAAAATGAAGGGTTGATCATAGCCGAACGTGAACTCATGCTTCCTGGTCAGTTTCTGATATTACCAGAATGGATAGATCGGGAAATCACGGAAGACCCGCGATTTTACAATATGAATCTGGCACTTCATCCATTTAAAAATTGGTCGCATGAACTCAAATCCTGA
- the crcB gene encoding fluoride efflux transporter CrcB, protein MYRNLLIVGMGSFIGGALRYLLQTLIQRYYPAPIPLGTLWVNVSGCFLIGVIYGLSVKGGLLSPEMRLFLAVGVCGGYTTFSSFAYENVSLLMDAEWFYFGLYTSLSFFFGMFAAYLGAYLVKIF, encoded by the coding sequence ATGTACAGGAATTTGTTGATCGTCGGCATGGGTAGTTTTATAGGCGGTGCATTGCGCTACCTCTTGCAAACACTTATCCAACGTTATTATCCTGCTCCCATTCCCCTGGGTACCTTATGGGTAAATGTAAGTGGTTGCTTTCTAATTGGCGTGATTTATGGCCTGTCAGTAAAAGGCGGACTTTTATCTCCCGAAATGCGCTTGTTTCTTGCAGTAGGTGTTTGCGGGGGCTACACTACTTTTTCTTCTTTTGCCTATGAAAATGTATCTCTGCTGATGGATGCCGAATGGTTTTATTTCGGTTTATACACTTCTCTAAGCTTTTTCTTCGGCATGTTTGCTGCTTATCTGGGAGCCTATCTGGTTAAAATATTTTAA
- a CDS encoding DUF190 domain-containing protein, with translation METLNGESKLLRIFIGEIDKLGKQPLYEAILFAARKQGMAGCTVLRGIMSFGAGSMVHTAKWIDVSEDLPIVVEIVDKEEKINAFLPALHEMMQKAGCGGLITIEKAQVLYYRH, from the coding sequence ATGGAAACATTAAACGGAGAATCCAAATTATTGCGCATTTTCATCGGTGAAATTGATAAACTGGGTAAACAGCCTTTGTACGAGGCGATCTTGTTTGCTGCACGCAAACAGGGCATGGCTGGCTGCACGGTGTTAAGAGGCATCATGTCGTTTGGCGCTGGTTCGATGGTGCATACAGCCAAATGGATTGATGTTTCGGAAGACCTGCCCATTGTGGTGGAAATAGTGGATAAAGAAGAAAAAATCAATGCTTTTCTTCCGGCATTGCATGAAATGATGCAAAAGGCTGGCTGTGGCGGGTTGATTACCATTGAAAAAGCGCAGGTATTGTATTATCGCCATTGA
- a CDS encoding 3-keto-disaccharide hydrolase: MPRLPFGCFVFVCLTFSLSCIAQNQPANTLTAREKAAGWRLLFNGKDLSGWHSYLEKHPGKAWKVENGCIVLDKNAHSPYADYADLTSDEEFANFDLKIEWKVEPCGNSGIMFYVHESPAYHETWNTGPEMQIVDLCCSPDSRILKCRAGDLYDLIAADTEWVTPGGEWNTYEIICDHGHLQLFENGHRIIDTHLWTPAWKQLIAHSKFATMPDFGSFQKGHIALQGTENGKLWFRNIKIRTW; encoded by the coding sequence ATGCCGCGCCTTCCCTTTGGCTGTTTTGTTTTTGTATGCCTGACGTTTTCATTATCCTGCATTGCCCAGAACCAGCCTGCCAATACCCTGACAGCCCGGGAAAAAGCCGCTGGCTGGCGCCTGCTGTTCAATGGCAAAGACCTGAGTGGCTGGCATTCGTATCTGGAGAAACATCCGGGTAAAGCCTGGAAAGTGGAAAACGGTTGTATTGTACTGGATAAAAACGCCCATAGCCCATATGCGGATTATGCCGACCTGACCAGCGATGAAGAGTTTGCCAATTTTGATCTGAAAATAGAATGGAAAGTTGAGCCCTGTGGCAACAGCGGCATCATGTTTTATGTACATGAATCTCCTGCCTATCACGAAACCTGGAACACAGGCCCAGAAATGCAGATTGTGGATCTGTGCTGCAGTCCCGACAGCCGCATCTTGAAATGCCGCGCTGGCGATTTATACGATCTGATAGCAGCCGATACCGAATGGGTAACTCCGGGAGGTGAGTGGAATACCTATGAAATCATCTGTGACCACGGCCATCTTCAACTGTTTGAAAACGGACACCGGATCATAGATACCCATTTGTGGACACCCGCATGGAAACAGCTGATTGCCCATAGCAAATTTGCTACCATGCCTGATTTTGGCAGTTTTCAGAAAGGACATATTGCGCTGCAGGGTACGGAAAACGGGAAACTGTGGTTTCGCAATATCAAGATTCGTACCTGGTAA